From the genome of Leishmania braziliensis MHOM/BR/75/M2904 complete genome, chromosome 26, one region includes:
- a CDS encoding proline oxidase, mitochondrial precursor-like protein: MRRCFPLSPAAVTHAGAARHSTAMMQKDKLLKLPNFNDDTTYRQRSTWYLIKALVVLRLCSVNCLATNSVSLMKHVEKILGSKLTYDFLVKKSFYNYFCAGENDQELRDTVHKLSRNNIGAVLDYAAEADTEGFAPEPGVASGPDISMSSIVAKPNVHYPMDEGFFDENMKLYMMSIMHASLYSPRNAAGVTAVKVTGMCDPQLLARVSALLMSVHQSWCKHFTNEELLKLEECRVVMGVNRKHQLFITYDQLRAGFDKYNPANKLSDTQFEEITAALDPRKAGKVNYFEYKEMLTNALIALEPTPVQQALIEGLPQMSAKEKELWKNVNNRLSLIASTAKELNVRMLVDAEQTFYQLAIDAIVATLQKTYNTDLPVVYNTYQCYLTYAEDRIDNDLVRARHMNFQWGGKIVRGAYIVQERATAAQYGYTSPIWSTYEETNKCYNAAAKRIFDTFEAQPTKKHEVFFGTHNKESLEVITASVLKRPGIESRVSFGQLFGMRDNLTVPLARAGFQVYKYVPYGPVKETIHYLGRRAVENASILTTGDNETVMMKKELKRRCGF; the protein is encoded by the coding sequence atgcgtCGCTGCTTCCCTCTGTCACCGGCCGCGGTAACACATGCAGGCGCGGCCCGCCACTCCACTGCAATGATGCAAAAAGACaagctgctgaagctgccAAACTTCAACGACGACACGACCTACCGCCAGCGCTCGACATGGTACTTGATCAAGGCGTTGGTGGTGCTTCGCCTGTGCAGCGTAAACTGTTTGGCAACGAACTCGGTGTCGCTGATGAAGCACGTGGAGAAGATCCTTGGCAGCAAGTTGACATATGACTTCCTCGTCAAGAAGTCCTTCTACAACTACTTCTGCGCGGGCGAGAACGACCAGGAGTTGCGCGACACGGTGCACAAACTTTCCCGCAACAACATCGGTGCTGTGCTCGACTACGCAGCGGAAGCGGACACGGAGGGCTTCGCACCGGAGCCAGGTGTGGCGTCCGGCCCCGATATTTCAATGTCTAGCATTGTAGCGAAGCCCAACGTCCACTACCCAATGGACGAGGGGTTCTTTGACGAGAACATGAAGCTCTACATGATGAGCATCATGCACGCCTCGCTGTACAGCCCGCGAAACGCCGCCGGCGTGACTGCCGTTAAGGTGACGGGCATGTGTGACCCACAGCTCCTTGCCCGCGTATCGGCGCTGCTCATGTCCGTCCATCAAAGTTGGTGCAAACACTTCACGAATGAGGAGTTACTGAAGCTGGAGGAATGTCGCGTCGTCATGGGTGTGAACCGCAAGCACCAGCTCTTCATCACCTACGACCAGCTGCGCGCCGGATTTGATAAGTATAATCCCGCCAACAAGCTCTCGGACACCCAGTTCGAGGAGATtacggcggcgctggaccCCCGCAAGGCGGGCAAGGTGAACTACTTTGAGTACAAGGAGATGCTGACGAATGCCCTCATCGCCCTGGAGCCGAcgccggtgcagcaggcgctcATTGAGGGACTCCCGCAGATGAgtgcaaaggagaaggagctgtgGAAAAATGTCAACAACCGACTCTCGTTGATCGCCTCCACGGCGAAGGAGCTCAATGTCCGCATGCTTGTCGACGCAGAGCAGACCTTTTATCAGCTGGCCATCGATGCGATCGTGGCAACCCTACAGAAGACCTACAACACAGATCTACCGGTGGTGTACAACACATACCAGTGCTACCTGACGTACGCAGAGGACCGCATTGACAACGACCTCGTTCGCGCTCGCCACATGAACTTCCAGTGGGGTGGCAAGATCGTGCGTGGAGCCTACATTGTACAAGAGCGCGCGACGGCGGCCCAGTACGGCTACACCAGCCCCATCTGGTCCACCTACGAGGAGACGAACAAGTGCTACAATGCCGCCGCGAAACGTATCTTCGACACATTCGAGGCGCAGCCAACGAAGAAGCACGAAGTCTTCTTTGGCACCCACAACAAGGAGTCCCTAGAGGTCATCACGGCCAGCGTCTTGAAGCGGCCGGGTATCGAGTCTCGCGTATCCTTCGGGCAACTGTTTGGGATGCGGGACAATCTGACTGTGCCTCTCGCCCGCGCCGGTTTTCAGGTCTACAAGTACGTGCCGTACGGTCCCGTGAAAGAGACAATCCACTACCtcggccgccgcgccgtggAGAACGCGTCGATATTGACGACcggcgacaacgagacgGTGATGATGAAGAAAGAGCTAAAGCGTCGCTGCGGTTTTTAA
- a CDS encoding putative 40S ribosomal protein S33 has product MADSKKDNKKTEEVVAQGTDQAQVGLIIKVLGRTGSRGNVTQVRVRLMAEAGSPDYNRTIVRNVKGPCKENDMLSLMETEREARRLR; this is encoded by the coding sequence ATGGCTGATTCGAAGAAGGACAACAAGAAGACTGAGGAGGTCGTGGCCCAGGGTACGGACCAGGCCCAGGTTGGCTTGATCATCAAGGTTCTGGGCCGCACCGGCTCTCGCGGCAACGTGACccaggtgcgcgtgcgcctgaTGGCTGAGGCCGGATCCCCGGACTACAACCGCACGATCGTGCGCAACGTGAAGGGCCCATGCAAGGAGAACGACATGCTCTCCCTCATGGAAACCGAGCGGGAGGCCCGCCGTCTCCGTTAA
- a CDS encoding cdp-diacylglycerol synthetase-like protein: MPKEKKERIVLLPLIPAGGNWSPAVDSTMATDKPSTGDVATGTSHPATTSTSAADSKNVGYKDIINRTVFAILMAYVFLGWISVGIRFGLFLLFVIEITMFYEVTRINQRARKERQLPSVLFIKWYFFVVSYIFVSVSCNREPLQNTFAWFEKVYDLLPFMFFCCVMLGLVIFVLSLRKGMYRYQFVQFTWTTMMLMISQVQFAGEMRNMVRGMIWFLLPVSCVVNNDIWAYIFGKCFGRKKLLSLSPKKTVEGFLGAFLFTVIWSFWFCGFLSYFPQMYCPAVGFTNAVNTQCTRNPVFFQEEVAFPQWVQQVSGGMLKTFLVSPAQKHAIVLGTFASLLAPFGGFFASGLKRAFKLKDFGDLIPGHGGMTDRMDCQGLMGLFTYCYLRTYVFHEVKCPGANDITRCALGMDAKHRQTLVSQLLQSLQA, from the coding sequence ATgccaaaggaaaagaaggagcgAATCGTTCTGCTCCCGCTCATCCCCGCCGGGGGTAATTGGAGCCCAGCTGTGGACAGCACAATGGCAACGGACAAGCCGAGTACGGGTGATGTTGCCACCGGTACCAGccaccccgccaccaccagcacgTCAGCAGCTGACAGCAAGAATGTGGGATACAAGGACATTATCAACCGCACCGTCTTTGCGATTCTCATGGCGTACGTTTTTCTTGGTTGGATTTCTGTCGGTATTCGCTTTGGTCTCTTCCTACTCTTCGTGATTGAGATCACCATGTTCTACGAGGTAACCCGGATCAACCAACGGGCACGCAAGGAGCGTCAGCTGCCGTCAGTGCTCTTCATCAAGTGGTACTTCTTCGTTGTCTCCTACATCTTCGTGAGTGTCTCTTGCAATCGTGAACCACTGCAAAACACCTTTGCCTGGTTTGAAAAAGTGTACGACCTCCTTCCTTTCATGTTCTTCTGTTGCGTCATGCTGGGGCTGGTTATCTTCGTGTTGAGCCTGCGCAAGGGAATGTACCGCTACCAGTTCGTCCAGTTTACATGGACGACAATGATGCTGATGATCTCTCAGGTGCAGTTTGCTGGAGAAATGCGTAACATGGTGCGCGGCATGATCTGGTTCCTGCTGCCAGTGAGCTGTGTCGTCAACAACGATATTTGGGCTTATATATTCGGCAAGTGTTTCGGGCGAAAAAAGCTGCTGTCCTTGTCACCGAAGAAGACCGTGGAGGGGTTCCTCGGCGCGTTCCTCTTCACGGTCATTTGGTCCTTCTGGTTCTGCGGCTTCCTGAGCTACTTTCCACAGATGTACTGCCCCGCCGTGGGCTTCACCAACGCCGTCAACACCCAGTGCACCCGCAACCCCGTCTTCTTCCAGGAGGAGGTTGCCTTTCCGCAGTGGGTGCAGCAGGTCTCGGGGGGTATGTTGAAGACCTTTCTCGTCTCGCCAGCACAGAAGCACGCCATCGTGCTGGGGACGTTTGCGTCGCTCCTCGCCCCATTTGGCGGCTTCTTCGCAAGCGGGCTGAAGCGCGCCTTCAAGCTCAAGGACTTCGGCGACCTCATCCCCGGTCACGGCGGTATGACGGACCGCATGGACTGCCAGGGCCTCATGGGCCTCTTCACGTACTGCTACCTCCGCACCTATGTCTTTCACGAAGTCAAATGCCCTGGTGCGAACGACATTACGCGCTGCGCTCTTGGCATGGACGCCAAGCACCGTCAGACCTTGGTGAGCCAGCTGTTACAGTCGCTGCAAGCATAG